One Mycoplasmopsis bovigenitalium genomic window, ATAGAAATTTTAGTGACAAAATCACTAACGCCTATGAAAAATTTAATTTGCTCTTTGATGAATATTATAAAAATGACAAAACAAGTGCTCTAGAAAAACTTTGAGAAGACATTTTACAGTTTGAGTATTTTTCTTCTGGTTCAATTAAAGATGTTGATGGATTCATTAAAGCAAACAAAAATATTGAAGAAAAATGCAAAGAAAATAAAATTTTATGAAATCTTGTAGATAAAAAAAATAAATTTAGCAAAAAAATTGAGTATTTTTACATAAATTTCCAAATTTATCACTTATCAAATGAGGGTAAAAAATCTGTATTTATTCCACTAATTTGAACTATTGCTGATAAATTAAAATTATTTGATTCATCAAATAAAAAAAATAATGAAATTGAACAAACATACAGTCAATTTAGCAAATATTTGGTTGAAATTGAAAAATTTTCATTGCTTTGAGAAACCGAATATAAAGCTCAATCTCTAACTAGATCAATAAACGAAATTTGTAAATCTAAATTATTAGATAAAAAAGGCGAATTTATTCAACCAAATAAACTTTATGAAGAGTTAGAAGAAATGATTGGAATTCTTAAGGACAAGCCAAAATCTGAGAAAATTTTAAAATTATATGAATTACTGAATTCAAAATTTAATCAGGAAATCACAAATAATGGATACAAAAACAAAATAAGCAATTATGCTTATAAAAATGTTTTAGGTAGATTAGCTTATAGCTTAACCCAAGAAGAAACTCCAAAATATTTTTGTAAATATGAGACTGATGAACAAAAAGAATACTATAAAGATTTCACTAATTACACATACGACCACCACACAGTTCCCCAAACAATAAATAAAAATCTTGCAGATATTTTTAATAAAGCTGGTATTGAAGATTATAAAAGGGACAACCTAATTCATAAAATCGGTAATGGTGCATTAATAACCCAACCCGATAATGCAAGTAAAGGTAATAAATCTCTTAATCCGGAAAAGAAAAATCATTTTAATCAAACAGTAAATGGCGAAAAAACTAAATTCAACATAATTGATTTTAGCTCTTTAAAAGATGGGCGAATAGTAGCATATAATGATCAATTTATACAAATACCCCCAGCTATTAAACATTTTCAAGATTTTGTTGATGACGAACTAACTGGAAAAGTAGATAAGAATTTTAAAAAATATGAAAACCTAAACGAAGAAGAAAAGGAAAAACTTTTTAAAGACTTTACCCAAAAAATAAAAAACAGATCGCAGACAATAATTGAATCTTATATTTCTGCGCTATTTTATGATTGAATTGAAAAAAATGAATAAAAAACTAATTTAAAAATAATAAAGGAAAAATATGCAAAATATTAAAGAAATAAAACTATCTTATTCTTCGATAGATAGATTTTATAATGATATTAAAGTTGATGAATCGAATTCATTAGTTCTAGAAGAAAAAGCACTAGAACTACTAAAACAATATATGTTGCAAAATGAATATTTATTCTTTGAAAAGGGTGGTGAATTGCAAGGAATAAATGAATTAACAATTACTTTATCAACACCACATGAATTTAAATCTATAAAAGATTTTATAAAACAATGAATAATTGAAGTCAAAAATAAAAACAATATAATAAGAGGTAATTTTAGTGTAAATGAATTGGAAAATTCTATTAAAAAGGGATTTTTATCAGTTAAAAACTGAACTGATAAAAATTTCTGAATGACTGCAATCAAACATAAAGCTGAGTACTTAGCATACGCTCCAATAGAACTAAAAAGTAACAAATTGTTTGTCATAAAATCGATCGAAAATAATGAAGATGCATACAAATATGCTGCTGATAAATTTAAAAATGACAAAGATGTAATAATGGCTTTAAGTAATGAATGTGGCCAAGGATTAAGTTGAATTCCAGATAAATTTAAAACCGACAGAGAGATTATTGTAAGTTTTTTAAACGAAGATGAAATTGCTTTAAATTTTGTTGATGAAAATTTAAGATATGACAAAGATTTAATACTCAGCGTTGATTCAATAAGAAGTAAAAATATACTAAGATATGCGCCATATGAAATTAAAAATGATAAATTGCTTGTTTTAAAACTTGTTAAAAAGAACTCTCATGCTTTAGAATTTGCATCATTTGAGCTACAGAATGACAAAGAATTTGTTTTACAAGCTATTAGAGATGGTGGTAGCGAGTTTGATATGTATCTTCACAGAAATATAGGTTTTATTAATAGAATTCTACGTAGCCGCTATACAAAAGGCTCAAATTCATTAGAATTCGCCTCAGAAGCATTAAAAAATGATAAAGATGTTGTTTTAGAAGCAATAAAAATTGACGGGTATGCTTTAGAATATGCTTCAGAAGAATTAAAAAATGATAAAAAAATTGTTTTAGAAGCGGTTAAAAATAATGGTGATGCATTAGAATTTGCTTCAGAAGCATTAAAAAACGACAAAGAAGTTGTTCTAGCGGCTGTTAAAAATAATGGTCGAGCATTACAATATGCTTC contains:
- a CDS encoding DUF262 domain-containing protein, giving the protein MSKKDKKSHRDFWASVIYVIGQDKPNNIFSSEVEPRNSTIDFVKTYFYEDGQLIESISNEFDEMIEEIEEIVDKFNQISKNNDNLTNDEIDKEKDIPWAKVYDINKTNTSYIKNKENPIDNTLEKIDEMTGDERKFLLIKTNIFSFFTSSCTTNYKLPLFQRTYSWDPSIIEGFFTSLFNDYKDNQSFSLLNSIILTSIDNQSQIIDGQQRITSLIIIIFALAKYYQQLKDQQNIDESKQNFKDLLSFPINNILDLVNGFTRIDDNYKFLERLTHKQYINDEDNKKYKKSIENTSFYKNWVKVCLLIQDKIKKIDELYDFTKHIMYKTFFSLSYIREIKEKDIAKIFCNLNKYSKKLGTLDLFRNRLYELFKEDKTKHYIDAYNYTINLYFRRKNKATSNEYEALIQDFLDSILVKYGKFDDISEINRNFSDKITNAYEKFNLLFDEYYKNDKTSALEKLWEDILQFEYFSSGSIKDVDGFIKANKNIEEKCKENKILWNLVDKKNKFSKKIEYFYINFQIYHLSNEGKKSVFIPLIWTIADKLKLFDSSNKKNNEIEQTYSQFSKYLVEIEKFSLLWETEYKAQSLTRSINEICKSKLLDKKGEFIQPNKLYEELEEMIGILKDKPKSEKILKLYELLNSKFNQEITNNGYKNKISNYAYKNVLGRLAYSLTQEETPKYFCKYETDEQKEYYKDFTNYTYDHHTVPQTINKNLADIFNKAGIEDYKRDNLIHKIGNGALITQPDNASKGNKSLNPEKKNHFNQTVNGEKTKFNIIDFSSLKDGRIVAYNDQFIQIPPAIKHFQDFVDDELTGKVDKNFKKYENLNEEEKEKLFKDFTQKIKNRSQTIIESYISALFYDWIEKNE
- a CDS encoding DUF4116 domain-containing protein, with translation MQNIKEIKLSYSSIDRFYNDIKVDESNSLVLEEKALELLKQYMLQNEYLFFEKGGELQGINELTITLSTPHEFKSIKDFIKQWIIEVKNKNNIIRGNFSVNELENSIKKGFLSVKNWTDKNFWMTAIKHKAEYLAYAPIELKSNKLFVIKSIENNEDAYKYAADKFKNDKDVIMALSNECGQGLSWIPDKFKTDREIIVSFLNEDEIALNFVDENLRYDKDLILSVDSIRSKNILRYAPYEIKNDKLLVLKLVKKNSHALEFASFELQNDKEFVLQAIRDGGSEFDMYLHRNIGFINRILRSRYTKGSNSLEFASEALKNDKDVVLEAIKIDGYALEYASEELKNDKKIVLEAVKNNGDALEFASEALKNDKEVVLAAVKNNGRALQYASEALKNDKTVVLAAVKNNGWALEYASDELKNDKTVVLAAVKNNGDALEYASHELKNDKEVVFEAIKEDRKALKYASDRLKNDEDIISYIENICKEL